From the genome of bacterium, one region includes:
- a CDS encoding aldose 1-epimerase, producing the protein MAPAYSARVETDSASGQPVVVLERTGGEHPMSVRVAPQSGANLFSLTYDGKELLYSDPDLSKLPGYHFGTPVLYPAPNRVAKGVFSFEGRTFDWGVNEKDRFLHALVHSVPWEYEPPTAAADKAELLTWLDFAPGTPLYEKFGFNHRLNLRFSLDSLGVKVAYEVVNRDSLTIPFGFAIHPYFKFIDDRNDIFLCVPAKAHMQAVDLMPTGVLDSLDGSQYDLRAPTSVGPLVLDEVYYGMEPDKPAYIEYRDSGLKLTLHSSPDFTHMVVYAQPQNQFVCVENQTCSTDAHNLYARGLQDVANLLFAKPGETVGGWVRFQIEPLAR; encoded by the coding sequence ATGGCGCCTGCCTACAGCGCGCGCGTGGAAACCGACTCGGCCAGCGGCCAGCCGGTGGTGGTGCTCGAACGCACGGGAGGGGAGCACCCGATGAGTGTCCGTGTCGCCCCGCAGTCGGGCGCGAACCTGTTCAGCCTGACCTATGACGGCAAGGAACTGCTGTACTCCGACCCCGACCTGAGCAAGCTGCCGGGCTACCATTTCGGCACGCCGGTGCTGTATCCCGCCCCCAACCGGGTGGCCAAGGGCGTTTTCAGCTTCGAGGGCCGCACTTTCGACTGGGGAGTCAACGAGAAAGACCGTTTCCTGCACGCCCTGGTGCACTCGGTGCCCTGGGAGTACGAGCCGCCCACGGCCGCGGCTGACAAGGCCGAGCTTCTCACCTGGCTGGACTTTGCCCCCGGCACGCCCCTGTACGAGAAATTCGGTTTCAACCACCGCCTGAACCTGCGTTTCAGCCTGGATTCGCTGGGGGTGAAAGTCGCCTACGAGGTGGTGAACCGCGACTCGCTCACCATCCCGTTCGGCTTTGCCATCCACCCGTATTTCAAGTTCATCGACGACCGCAACGACATCTTCCTCTGCGTGCCGGCCAAGGCCCACATGCAGGCGGTCGACCTGATGCCCACCGGCGTGCTGGACTCCTTAGACGGCAGCCAGTACGACCTTCGCGCCCCCACCTCGGTGGGGCCGCTGGTGCTGGATGAGGTCTACTACGGGATGGAGCCGGACAAACCGGCCTATATCGAGTACCGCGACAGCGGCCTCAAGCTCACCCTGCACAGCTCGCCCGATTTCACCCACATGGTGGTCTACGCCCAGCCGCAGAACCAGTTTGTCTGCGTGGAGAACCAGACCTGCTCGACCGACGCGCACAATCTGTACGCCCGTGGCCTGCAGGATGTGGCCAACCTTCTGTTCGCCAAGCCCGGCGAGACCGTGGGCGGCTGGGTGCGGTTCCAGATCGAGCCGCTGGCCCGCTGA